A portion of the Toxoplasma gondii ME49 chromosome VIIb, whole genome shotgun sequence genome contains these proteins:
- a CDS encoding aminotransferase, putative (encoded by transcript TGME49_264030), protein MQFFHLFDSLNSPFVCAYRKRFFIGVFGRSQFVSTKQHFSMMPKFVRGRAAPMPETLEGVNSSCPAKTSNGSLPQSVAPAPSNPVNAENPPPQSAIATMETHCRENGSGTLLHRHRSHLADDVDMENRHRLSRQPTLSMCSLPERVVECKYAVRGVTVRRALELQEQLTKSPNCLNFKKLIFANIGDPQALGQRPISFYRQVMACVMYPPLVGLPLGCNRVELADIEPKNGQNTSFEENNSSSEEHTLFALDIVAKSRRYLQAMGSVGAYTHSQGHPLFRKDIAAWLTDRDGVATDPDTIFLTDGASSGIRLVLELLLRERSDGLLIPVPQYPLYAGLIVRLGGRVVPYYLEEETGWSFSLSAVREAMQDAKRKGICVRGIVVINPGNPTGTVLTEKEIREIINFCDTERLVLLADEVYQDNVYGNVPFISARKVLHQMDANVSLFSFHSSSKGLVGECGLRGGLLHVDTITEDVRLQMYKLVSMFMCGNTLGQLAITCVCTPPKPGDASYERFQRERLAIYDSMKSKAHLVYDQLNQIEGVSCQPIAGAVFGFPQIRIPPGALREAKKKGVEADLLFCLELLEATGIVTVPGSGFGQKHGTYHIRICILPPKHVLVDMLEKLKEFYAMFVKKYSE, encoded by the exons ATGCAGTTCTTTCACCTTTTTGACAGTCTAAATTCACCATTTGTTTGCGCGTACCGGAAACGATTTTTCATTGGCGTTTTTGGCCGTTCCCAGTTTGTGTCTACGAAACAGCATTTTAGCATGATGCCTAAGTTTGTCCGTGGCAGGGCGGCGCCGATGCCAGAGACGCTTGAGGGAGTTAACAGTTCTTGTCCTGCGAAGACTTCGAACGGGTCACTTCCACAATCAGTAGCACCAGCACCAAGTAACCCCGTAAATGCGGAGAACCCACCGCCCCAGTCTGCGATCGCCACCATGGAGACACACTGTCGCGAGAATGGCAGTGGAACCTTGTTGCATCGGCACCGCAGTCACTTGGCAGACGATGTTGACATGGAAAATCGACATCGTCTAAGTCGCCAGCCAACGTTATCGATGTGTTCTCTGCCAGAACGTGTTGTGGAATGCAAG TATGCGGTGCGCGGCGTGACCGTGCGCCGTGCTCTGGAGCTGCAAGAGCAATTAACAAAATCCCCGAATTGTCTTAACTTCAAAAAGTTGATATTTGCCAATATTGGGGATCCGCAAGCTCTCGGACAACGACCCATTTCGTTTTATAGGCAG GTCATGGCCTGCGTTATGTATCCGCCTCTGGTgggtcttcctctcggttGTAATCGCGTAGAACTCGCTGATATTGAGCCGAAGAACGGACAGAATACTTCGTTTGAAGAAAATAACAGTTCATCAGAGGAGCACACGCTCTTTGCTTTGGATATTGTGGCGAAGAGCCGGCGTTATTTGCAGGCAATGGGGTCAGTGGGCGCATACACTCACTCTCAAGGCCATCCTTTGTTTCGCAAAGATATTGCGGCATGGCTGACGGACAGGGATGGTGTTGCGACTGATCCTGATACCATATTCCTAACAGATG GGGCGTCTTCCGGTATTCGACTCGTGCTGGAGCTCCTTCTTCGTGAGCGAAGTGACGGTCTGCTGATTCCCGTACCGCAATATCCTCTCTACGCGGGTCTCATCGTTCGCCTTGGTGGACGTGTTGTCCCATACTATCTAGAA gaggagacaggatgGTCATTCTCACTCTCTGCGGTGCGAGAAGCCATGCAAGACGCAAAAAGGAAAGGCATTTGCGTCAGGGGTATCGTCGTCATCAATCCAGGCAATCCCACTGGCACAGTTCTGACTGAAAAAGAAATTCGCGAG ATTATCAACTTCTGCGACACAGAACGCTTAGTCCTCTTGGCGGATGAGGTGTATCAAGATAATGTTTATGGCAACGTGCCATTCATTTCTGCCAGAAAG GTGCTGCACCAGATGGACGCGAATGTATCGCTTTTTAGTTTCCACAGCAGCAGCAAAGGACTCGTTGGAGAGTGTGGACTTCGAGGAGGCTTACTGCACGTGGACACGATTACCGAGGATGTCCGCCTGCAGATGTATAAGCTGGTCAGCATGTTCATGTGTGGAAACACCCTGGGTCAGTTGGCAATTACTTGTGTTTGCACGCCTCCGAAACCAGGAGACGCTTCTTACGAACGTTTTCAGCGGGAGCGCCTGGCTATCTACGACTCGATGAAATCCAAGGCTCATCTGGTGTATGATCAGCTAAACCAAATTGAAGGCGTCTCCTGCCAGCCAATCGCGGGAGCTGTATTTGGGTTCCCACAGATCCGCATTCCGCCAG GCGCCCTCAGGGAAGCTAAGAAAAAGGGTGTAGAGGCAGATCTCCTGTTTTGTTTGGAGCTCTTGGAGGCCACAGGCATCGTAACCGTGCCTGGTAGTGGATTTGGGCAGAAACATGGCACGTACCACATCAGAATTTGCATTTTACCCCCGAAGCATGTGCTTGTTGACATGTTGGAAAAGCTTAAAGAGTTCTATGCAATGTTCGTAAAGAAGTATTCCGAATAA
- a CDS encoding hypothetical protein (encoded by transcript TGME49_264020), translating into MEQPIPLPTESAPSSGAEATSSASAPAAGSSVHTEGSTALASPEDASTVPSSFSAPAVAGTFSPEATSSAASCTGDSQTAPDSSVAPALPRSSLPALAARSSTAVRLDGAVHGFDCTRGELFLTEAEARAIEEQFIAEWAKKASEIDGGKASRPQWRLQPIAAEAARGQGGGKRSRKGAGTSSRRGFSALSGLLESAGLKLEPTELSASGRPQRSSRSATAASVGPSSASAPADSSSHSASHSSPVSQEASKRGSLKEQSWVPSPWVCWMHEVLVELCKQPVCLPFFPRVSPKDAHYPELARKVFPATPITLESVLDRLERNEYTCTEEVFNDVYTVFLCAFRYYEPGNQYWMMAQEASIVFQSLTQNKPLLSCDFDAFVAGTANSAGASIGPAMAGATGSHSTIKQNASRVERKARGRDGKSAKGSKGRTTGLNSGGPSTELGNVYRGAGAGAPVLPPGSGLPPASGLVTPEEREAFQQILGQLDMEVHLELYSVFKDRAMWLSFGTGEVELDDASTAPEVFREMVAWCRGRLAEKQQRQATSHGLPHAPNVLSPSSHSAPSMHSHSGVARPPQTMMMQGAGAYMGMSQPVGNEPHGVTHPTATKRPAVSTEAGNLLPSPPTKKQRASVADSASSSSSDDGSDDDY; encoded by the exons ATGGAGCAACCAATCCCTTTGCCGACTGAGTCGGCCCCGTCGTCAGGGGCAGAAGCTACTTCGTCGGCGAGCGCCCCCGCGGCTGGTTccagtgtacatacagaGGGGTCAACGGCGCTTGCGAGCCCGGAGGACGCTTCAACTGTACCCAGTTCTTTTTCCGCGCCGGCGGTTGCCGGCACTTTTTCTCCGGAAGCTACTTCCTCGGCTGCGAGTTGCACTGGGGATTCTCAAACAGCGCCTGACTCGTCCGTGGCGCCTGCccttcctcgttcctcgcTGCCTGCGTTAGCTGCTCGGTCATCCACTGCCGTCCGTCTGGATGGCGCTGTCCATGGGTTCGACTGCACGCGAGGCGAGCTGTTTCTCACTgaggcggaggcgcgggCGATCGAGGAGCAGTTCATCGCAGAGTGGGCGAAGAAAGCTTCTGAAATCGACGGTGGAAAAGCCTCTCGGCCGCAGTGGCGTCTCCAGCCGATTGCTGCCGAAGCTGCGCGTGGCCAGGGAGGCGGGAAGCGGTCTCGCAAGGGCGCCGGGACGTCGTCTCGGCGCGGATTTAGCGCGCTGTCTGGCCTTCTCGAGAGTGCGGGTCTGAAGCTCGAACCGACTGAGTTGAGTGCTTCGGGCCGTCCTCAGCGTTCTTCGCGCTCCGCCACCGCTGCCTCTGTGGGCCCGTCTTCTGCGAGTGCGCCGGCAGACAGTTCCTCTCACTCTGCGTCTCactcttcgcctgtctcgcaGGAGGCGTCCAAGCGCGGGAGCTTGAAAGAGCAGTCGTGGGTCCCCTCGCCCTGGGTCTGTTGGATGCACGAGGTCCTCGTGGAGCTCTGCAAGCAGCCCGTTTGCTTGCCCTTTTTCCCGCGAGTCTCGCCGAAAGACGCCCACTATCCGGAGCTTGCACGGAAGGTCTTTCCAGCGACCCCCATCACTTTGGAAAGCGTCCTCGATCGCCTAGAGCGGAACGAGTACACTTGCACGGAAGAGGTTTTCAACGACGTCTAcaccgtcttcctctgcgcctTTCGGTACTACGAACCGGGGAACCAGTACTGGATGATGGCGCAAGAAGCGTCGATCGTCTTTCAGTCGCTCACGCAAAACAAGCCGCTGCTGTCTTGCGACTTCGACGCATTCGTCGCCGGCACCGCTAACTCTGCCGGCGCTTCTATCGGGCCCGCAATGGCGGGCGCCACTGGCTCTCACTCGACTATCAAGCAGAACGCGAGCAGGGTCGAGAGAAAGGCCAGGGGACGAGACGGCAAATCGGCGAAGGGCTCGAAAGGCAGAACGACGGGGCTGAACTCCGGAGGCCCCAGCACAG AGCTGGGTAATGTCTACCGCGGAGCAGGTGCCGGTGCGCCAGTCCTTCCCCCGGGATCTGGGCTCCCGCCCGCTTCTGGCTTGGTCACgccggaagagagagaggcgtttCAACAGATTCTCGGCCAGCTGGACATGGAAGTTCATCTCGAG CTTTACAGCGTGTTCAAGGATCGAGCTATGTGGCTTTCCTTCGGCACTGGAGAAGTGGAGCTGGATGACGCAAGCACTGCGCCGGAAGTCTTTCG GGAAATGGTTGCCTGGTGCCGCGGGCGCCtggcggagaagcagcagcgacaAGCAACTTCTCACGGCCTTCCTCACGCTCCAAACGTTTTGTCTCCATCCAGTCATTCGGCGCCTTCTATGCATTCCCACTCTGGCGTAGCACGCCCCCCGCAGACCATGATGATGCAGGGAGCAGGGGCCTACATGGGCATGTCTCAGCCTGTTGGCAACGAGCCTCATGGAGTGACCCACCCAACAGCCACAAAGCGACCAGCTGTG agtACTGAAGCCGGGAATCTGCTTCCGTCGccgccgacgaagaagcagcgagctTCCGTCGCAGACAGCGCGAGTTCAAGCTCGTCGGATG ACGGCAGCGACGACGACTACTGA
- a CDS encoding hypothetical protein (encoded by transcript TGME49_264010), producing MDSRRDYGEGRGGRDGKRSGYDSYHGERDRGDRRDEDRGRSSRDVRDKESYYRSSDRDRDRGRFGREDYRERERGRGRGDSSYSSSVSASHRPHTSSSYGYADPSSYHHVHPRSSRSRSRERRGERESRNARVSPRPSSTADRGGAGRDRRRRGDAERERSSDSSMDGSDDEELSEEQLLQKLMGIEGFSSSKGQDHSASSMSGVNKKTKRKFRQYMNRKGGFNRPLSPIF from the exons ATGGATTCGCGAAGAGACTacggagaagggagaggaggcagggaTGGAAAAAGGTCGGGGTACGACTCTTACCacggcgaaagagacagaggagacaggcgagacgagGACCGAGGCCGAAGCTCTAGGGATGTGAGAGATAAAGAAAGCTACTATCGCTCTTCCGATAGAGACAG gGATCGTGGACGTTTCGGCAGAGAGGACTATCGCGAGCGCGAGCGAGGCCgcgggcgaggagacagttctTACTCCAGCAGCGTGTCTGCCTCCCATCGCCCCCACACGAGTTCGAGCTACGGCTACGCCGATCCTTCTTCGTATCACCATGTGCAcccgcgttcttctcgcagCCGCTCTAGAGAGCGAcggggggagagagaaagcagaaatgCGCGCGTTTCCCCTCGCCCAAGCTCGACTGCAGACCGCGGCGGCGCAGGGAGAGACCGGCgcagaaggggagacgccgagagagagagaagcagtgaCAGCAGCATGGATggcagcgacgacgaagagttGTCGGAGGAGCAGCTTTTGCAGAAGCTGATGGGCATTGAAGGGTTCTCCTCCTCCAAGGGGCAGGACCACTCTGCGTCGAGCATGTCAGGCGTGAACAAGAAAACCAAGCGAAAGTTCAGACAGTACATGAACAGAAAGGGCGGCTTCAACCGACCCTTGTCGCCGATATTTTAG